Below is a genomic region from Argiope bruennichi chromosome 11, qqArgBrue1.1, whole genome shotgun sequence.
GCTGCTCCTGCTACAAGGGAGAAGTAGCTCTCTATAAAAAGACAAGAGATTACTGATGGTCCAGGCATCCTCCAATATAAAATCCACCAACCCACTAATCCAACAAGACAATGGTAACAGCACACCAATCCCAGAAAACCTCTCAAGGAACAAACAACCACCCAACCTCCTCAGACTACTCCAAATAAACCTGAGAAGATCAGAAATAGCAACATCGGCCTTAATAGACGCAGCATCCAAATTCCACCCCACCATAATcctagttgttgttgttgttttggatttttttggcgcaagggccatatctggtcatgctgcgccaagcatatggtttaAAATCATActacataaaaaattgtttcatcaattaaaatataaatcagtttAGTCTCGGTAAAAGAAGGCGAAAATTGAATAGATTAAAATGAACATATaacattcagaaatttaaaatgagcaaTGATGGtttaaatgtggaaataaaaagtgaaagtcaaagttatttttagttgTCAAACAAATCGAAAagacaaaaaatgaattaaatgtacgTGAAAAGGCGAATAgcctttaagaatttgaaaatattttggtggTACGTCTCCCCCACCAAGTCTGTTAAAGTTAaagatgaagatttaaaaaaacgaattctaTGTGAGCTAAATGAgcaacattctattaaaatgtgtttaatgctAAAAACGACCCGACATGTGGGACATATCGGTGCACTGTCCCCAAAAATAAGATACTTATGCGTAAAACGTGAgtgccctatacggagacgagtcaactTAACATCCAGCTCTCGTATAGGAATCGTAGGCCATAAACCAATGGATGGTTTGACTGAATGCAACTTATTCTCAGTCTGCAGATCCCATTTTCCTTGCCATATTGATAGCAGGCGGGAAAAAATGGCTGTTTTAAAGTCACTATATGGGATGCTTTGACACAGCGAAGTGGAAGCATGTTTTGCAGCGACATCTGCTGCTTCATTTCCAACAATGCCCACGTGACTTGGTACCcagctaaatataatattaaatcccTTTTCCTTAAGAGTTCGTAAAAGATACAATACCTCAATGGCAATCGGATGCATTCGATTATGGTAGTTGGATAATGTCTCCAATGCACTCATGCTATCAGTATAGATTATGAAATTCCCCTGAGTGTTTGGTGAGATCTTCtcaagagcacagaaaattgcagTCAACTCAGCAGTAAACACTGAGCAACAATTGTGCAAACGATAGCTCAGTGTCTCAGATGGAAGTATGATGCCACTACCGACATGTCCATCCGATttcgaaccatctgtaaaaattggtGCAAAAGAAGAATATTGGCAGCGATGATAGTGGAAAAGCTGCTGTAAAACAACTGGTGCAGTTATGTCTTTATTAAAACCAGAAAACGGgttcaaaaagataaattttggaaCATTCCAAGGAGGGAATTGGAGAGACGGAATTGATTTAATAGTAATATCATTAAGTTCCAAATCATTCAGAAGCATTTTCATTCTCTCACAAAAAGGGCGTATGTGAAAGGGACGCGCATCATAGAGTCTCCGCAGTCCAGCCGATAGTGTCATTTCACCCAATGGATTATTCAAGTTAGCTTGTGCGTGTAGGAAGtataaagtagatatttttttacgCCTTAAGTCGAGTGGTAACTGGTGGCAGATATTATAGAGGCTTTCTATGGGTGATGTTCGAAAGGCGCCCGAACAAATTCGCAAAGCCGAATGGTGGATGGTGTCCAGACGTCGTAAAACGCTACAGCGAGCAGATCCATACACCATACATCCATAGTCAATGCGAGAAAGGATAACAGCCTGGTACACACGGAGGAGGGAAGTTCTATCTGCACCCCAAGTTGTTTTGGAGAGAACCTTCAGAATGTTTAAGGTTTTCTCACATTTCTTTCTCAAAAACTGAATATGTGGAAGGAAAGTTAGTTTATTATCAAAGAAGAtccctaaaaatttcatttcctctaCGACAGGTATGGTAGTAGTGCGTATATATAGTACAGGGTCCAAGTGAATGTTCCGTTTTCTACAAAAGTGAATGCACCGACATTTCTCGGGTGAGATTTTATGTCCGTTTGTATCGCACCAAGCTACTATCTTGTTAATTGCAGTCTGTAGCTGACGCTCAATCAAACGCATATTACTTCCTTGGCaagagatctgcagatcatcaacgtaAAGACTTCCATGAACAGAGGATGGCAAATGATTAAGTATCTgactaaaatgaagaataaaaagtgtaacactgaggacacttccttgtggaacaccctcagtttgaataaaataattagaataaaaattacccaAGCGAACTCGGAACGTTCGGTAAGCTAAAAAATTCGTTGAAAAGATGGGcaagtttcctctaaaaccaagaTTAAAAATCGTAGATAGTATGCCGTATCGCCATGTACGGTCATATGCCTTTTCAATATCAAAGAAAACAGAAACAAGGTGATTCCTCCGGACAAAAGCATTGCGAATTTGGGTCTCCAGTAGTATCAGGTTATCAAAAGTCGATCGTCCTtttcggaaaccactctgcaacagGGGAATGCTTCCTTGCTTCTCTAATTCAAACACAAGACGAGCATTGACCATACGCCCAAAGGTCTTGCTGAGACAACTCGTAAGAGAAATTGGTCTATAATTCAAAGGGTTTgatggttctttgccaggttttaacaCTGGAATCACTAAAGCTTCGCACCATTGATGAGGGTATATCTGCTCATTCCagattctattgaataaaaataataaattggaaagGGAAACtctattcaaatggcgaagcatgcaaATATACGATTCCATCTGGCCCGGGGCTGGTATCACGGGTGCGAGATAACGCTGCGTCCAGTTCTGACATTCTAAATTTGCAGTTATATGGAAAAGTTCTCTTggtattaaaacgcaatggcgaTCGTTctgcgcgattcttaattgccgtaaattcaggactataagaatcaaTTGCTGAAACTTTCGCGAATGCTTGGCCAAGAATGTTAGCTATGTCCAATGGAGCGGAATGTTTCACTTCTGTATTCAAAACAGGGATGGTAAATTCACGATAAATCCCACTGGCGGCCTTAACTTTGTTCCACAAGGTTTTACTGGAAGTGGAGCATGTTATGGATGAAACAAAAGATGCCCATGATTCCCTTTGACTTTGACGGCGAACTCTGCGAGCAAAGGCTTTGGCTCGTTTAAAAGCAATTAGATTTTTTGTCGTTGGGTACCTTCTAAATATGTTCCAAAGTTTTTTTTGAGTCTTATaactgtcgcgacaagcttcattccaccatggTCTTCGAAATTTTCTGAGACGTGGAGAACTCTTTGGTATGGTTTCATTAGCGGCGCTCATTATGGTATCAATAACATTTTGCACTGCTTCCGAGATATCCGCAGTTCTGACCATTGTCTCTGTAATATTTGCAAGTTCCGAGAAAGCATTCCAGTTTGCTCCCTGGAATATGAAACGAGAGGAACATGGTGTCACCTCATTAATGTCATTTTGTGAAACTATTAAAGGAAAGTGATCACTATTATAGAGATCACTTTCGACTGTGAGATTAAGCAAAGGGAGGATCTCAGGAGAACAAATGGCCAGATCAAGATTATGGAAGGTTCTtgtgggttcgtggaagtacGTTTTCTCGTTATTATTTATCAGACAGAGGCAGTTATTTGATAGGAACTGCtctatctgtcgcccacgagagtttgtgctatccgaaccccacaaggTACTATGCGCATTGAAATCACCGAGTAGGATaaaaggtgaaggaagctggtccaccaaattgtcgagttcttgctgACTGATGATACCATGAGGCGGAAGATAAATGCAGCAAACTGTGACCAGCGTTCTTGCGTGAACCTGTGCTGCCACAGCTTGCAGGGAAGTATGTAAACTGAGTGGTGTGCTTGGATACAGGTTTGACGTAAATATACAGACACCTCCACAACTGTGAGATCCTGTTTCTACATCTTTTCTAACACAATTAAAGCCACGCAATTTTAAAGGGATGTTTggtgtcaagaaagtttcttgcaCACAAAAACAGatgggatgaaatttgttaagaatagtcttgatgtcatgaagtttggaacgaatgccgcgacaattccaagaaaggaaggtacccattaagaaattttattgcgAAAAGAGGAATTAAGAGCAGTGGTTGGAGTTGCTGAAACTTCACAACTCATGTCAAATTCAGCTTCATCCTCAGAAGGATGGAGTTTTAAATCGGGACTATTTGATAAGCCTCCAAAAATGGACGTCAAGTCCTTATGGGCTATACCCCTACTAGCAAGTCCCAATGCAACAGAATGTTTGGTGCTTGATTTCTTGAACTGCGAAGACAGTTCTTTCTTCGACAGTCCACGTTTTGCAAGCTTTAGTTTAAGAGATTTTACCGGCTTTGTTTTTCGCTTATTTTTGTCTAGTTTTTCAATATCAGGTGTGTTGCCAATCGATTTTTCTGTATCAGAATCAGATGACTGCTTAGGAGAGATTATACGGGTGGTATTTTGAGCACAGTTGGGACAGGTACAATTTTCACAAAAGTTTTTCCGTACTATAGATGCATAACTTACGCCAGGGGAGGGTGTTTGTGCAAGAACTTTCTTTCGAGCCTCAGGAtatggaatattttctttaattttagttgcTGTGATTTGTTTTTCGATTTTCCAACGTGGGCATAAGCGGGAGAAGGACGTATGTTCGCCTTTACAATTCACGCACTTCTCTGGTGCTGAACAATCCTGGCTCTCATGTCCTTTCTCAGCACAGCGGGCACAAGTGACTGTCCCACGGCAGTTTGCTTTTGAATGCCCAAAACGCTGACATTTAAAGCATCTGAGAGGATTCGGTATGTATGGTCTCACGGGAAGCTTAATGTAACCTGCATATATGTAGTCCGGGAGTTTAGGGGACATAAAAGTAAGTATATGATGTTTAGTCTCAAGAGTTTGTCCATCTCGCCGGATGGTAATACGGCGGACATGTGTGACACCTTGCGATTTTAATTCCTCAGTAATTAAATCTACAGGCAAGTTGAAAATCTCTCCACATGTAATAACAccttttgatgtatttaaagatGTGTGTGGGTATACCTTGATTGGTATAGTTGCCAAAGCCTTTAACTTTTGTATGTTCTGGGCTTGCTTTCGTGAATTAATCTCAATCAGCAAGTCGCCAGAACGCATCTTGCGTATTGACGTCGCATCACCAATTGTAGCACAAATTGCTTTCTGTACCAAAAAAGGGGAAACTGTTTCAAATGTCTCACTTTCAGAAAttcgttttattataaaatatctatcaaaatgtTGGTTAATAGAAAAAGTGTTAGGAACTATGtgacgcccactaaagggacccttcttgggaggagccatgcgatatgaaatatgattcgggcccgacggcaccgcccaccacggagcccaacaagggatggcagccaccggctctagacgtctagcctcggcacttaccatagtgctaatcggtacctatacgctgggagttacccccggggacagtgaccacccttaacgccaagcccaaggagtaaccccttcgcttgatccctagcaaactaaccacttaggtggttagtaaccagccgattgatgcacaggggaccacagtacaccacccgtctttcaaatgggtcgccacgtacggcaaacacgtggggttttgactgtccatgagaagctagaagcaaacagagcggcgacagcttctcatggagagttccctcgcctgccgtcgagggaaagaaaaaatacagcaaaaagcagaatgtgtagaggagagcgaactgaaagggagtaaagatccctgggtacctcgggattgggacacccgtactcacctaaagaaggtgagcccctgaggggaccATAATCCTAGTCCAAGAACCATACATTCTGGAGGGAAGAATTTCAGGAATACCAAGGTCCTGGAACCAGTTCACCTCCAAGAACCATAAGGCTGGAATTATCACTCTCCCCACAAGCACAAAACCACTTCTCCTGTCCTCCCATGAAAACAgcgtaggcgagggagctctccatgagaagctgtcgccgctctgtttgcttcctgcttctcatggacagcaaatacccccacgtgtttgccgtgcgtggcgacccattagacgggcggtgcactgtggtccccggtgtatcaatcggccggtaactagcaacctgagttactagtctgctagggatcaagcgaaggggttactccttgggcttggcgttaagggtggtcactgtccccgggggtaactccgggcgtataggtaccgattagcgctagggtaagcgccgaggctgggaatggccagagccggtggctgccttcccttgttgggctccgtggtgggcggtgccgtcggacccgaatcacttatcatatcgtatggggcctaaaaacttaaatcaacaaacgacaagaaaaaatacagaaaaatattacgatcatttttttgttatcaaaagaCTTTCTGAAGATAAGGAGACATTTCACACGGTCTCTCCGTTCCTTGTAGAAAAAGCCGTTTCTGGAACACTTGGGGAAGTTTCTGCCATTCGCAAACTTCGTTCGGGAGATTTGTTGGTGGAAGTTAATTCTCGAAAACAATCTAATCAAATTCTCAAACTGAAAGCATTGGCTACAATTCCCATTTCTGTAAGCGCGCATACATCTCTTAATTCTTCTAAAGGTGTTATTACATGTGGGGAGTTATTTCATACATCAATTGAAGAAATTACAAATGACCTAAAACCTGAAGGAGTGATACATGTACGCCGTATCTCaattcggcgggatggacaactcctcccTACAAAGCACCTCGTTCTTACGTTCCAAATGCCTACTTTGCCAGAAGTAGTTAAAATAGGATATATGAGATTGAAAGTGCGTCCTTTTATACCTAACCCTCTGAGATGCTTTCaatgccaacgttttgggcaCTCTAAGATCGCCTGCCGCGGGACACTTACTTGCGCCCGTTGTTCAGAGAAAGgacatgatagccagcagtgcacCTCATCTGAAAAGTGCGTCAACTGTGATGGAGAACATACTTCCTTTTCCAGATCATGTCCACGTTGGaggttggaaaaagaaattataactttgaaaacaaaagaacaaatttctTATCCAGAAGCGAAAAGAAGAATCGAGGCACAGACACCTTCCCCTGGGGTCAGCTATGCATCAGctgttaaaaaatcatattgtaaaaACTGTTCATGTAAAAATTGTGTGCAGATTGTTGCTGAAAAAGTTCCTCCCGCAAAAATATCCGAATCTGATACAGAACCTTCCACAAACAGTGCTCCTGAATCTCACGATCCACCGAAACGTAAACCAAAACCAAAGCCTCCACGTGCTCTTAAATTAAAGCTTTCGAAACACGGCCTTTCACAAGAAATGATTtcggaaaaatttaaatcaaaatttaaaaaatccaatattcGAAATTCGGTTGCTCTGGGACTTGCAACTACGGGGACAGTCCAAAAGGATTTACCTACTATTTTTGGAGGATTGTCCAAAAGTCCTGATTCAATTGCTCTCCATCCATCCGACGAAGAGGAGGATGaccttgaaatgagttgcgaaatAACGCCAACTCAAACTAACGCCCTTTATAATTCCCAAGCTAAaaaactctcttaatgggtacctttctctcgtggaattgtcgcggcattcggacAAAGCTAACTGACATCAAAGCtctcattaataaatcaaatcctGTTTGCGTAGCTCttcaagagacatttttgaaacaaaatattcactTCAAATTAAGAGGTTATAATTGTGCAAGGAAGGATAACGAAACTGGTGCATCATTCTCTGGTGGAGTGTGCATTTTAACCTCGAACTTTTATCCCAGTACTATCCTTAATCTACGCACTAACTTGCAAGCTGTGGCTGTGCAGATTCATGTCAAATCCTTAGTCACGGTCTGTTGCCTTTACTTGCCTCCAAATGAGGTTATTTTGCAGGACGATTTGAATACTTTGGTTGATCAGCTTCCAACTCCTTtcattttgcttggtgattttaacgggcatagtactttgtggggttcggatagcaCTAACTCCCGTGGGCGACAGATAGAAcaattcatttctgataactgtctctgtctgctcaataacaaCGAAAAGACATACTTTCATGAACCCACTCGTACTTTCCATTCCCTTGACCTCGCTATTTGCTCTCCGGCAATTTTCCCATTATTGAATTTGGCAGTTGAAAGCGATTTACATAATAGTAATCATTTTCCTCTTGTCATCTCTCATGATGATAATAGTAATTTGATGCAAAGCCCACcaacatacattttccaaaaagcagATTGGGCTACATTTACTGAGCTTGCATTGATTACAGAGGAAATGATTTCATCTGCCGATATTAGTGAGACTGTACAAAATGTCACTGATTGCATTATTAAGGCCGCTGATGCTTCAATTCCAAAGCGTACCCCTCTTCCACGCAAATTTCGCAAACCATGGTGGAATGATGAATGTCGTAAGGCTTATaaggaacaaagaaaatgttGGGGTATTTTCCGCAGGTATCCTACCACGGAAaatcttgttgcatttaaaagAGCAAGAGCAAATGCTCGTCGAATTCGGCGCCGCAGTCAAAAAGAATCTTGGCAAAGTTTTATATCCACCATCACTTCCAATACATCTAGTGCACAGTTGTGGAAGAAAGTTAAAGCGGCAAacggaatttataaagaattcgctTTCCCCATCTTAAATACAGAAACGGCTTCATACTCATCGCCACTTGATATTGCAAATGTTATTGGAGAAACCTTCGCTGATGTTTCAAGCTCTGTTCCTAATAATCCGACTTTTCGTGCGATTAAGAGACAAGCTGAACAAGTGCCTTTGAAGTTTAGAACCCGCATGGTCCTCTCTTATAACAATAACTTTAAGATAGTGGAATTAAGGAACGCTCTATCTCGTACTCGAGATACTAGCCCAGGTGTCGACGGGATTACCTACAGTATGCTTCGACATTTAGACGAAACCTCTCTTTTGCACCTCCTGCACttgtttaacagaatctggagtgAGCAAACTTTTCCTGAACAATGGTATGAAGCCATTGTGATACCTATCCTTAAACCTGGAAAGGTTCCTACCAATCCTTCAAACTATAGGCCAATTGCTTTAACTAGTTGTCTCTGTAAAACGCTCGAACGCATGGTAAATGCCCGTTTACTCTATGAACTGGAGAAAAATGGGTATATTTCACCTTTccaaagtggtttccgtcgaggaCGTTCTACCAATGACAACTTGGTTATGCTTGAATCTCAAATTCGAAACGCATTCGTCCGGAGAAACCATCTAGTTTCTATATTCTTCGATATAGAAAAGGCGTACGATCGTACGTGGCGGTATGGCATCCTCCGTACTTTAGGAGATTTTGGTTTTAAAGGTAACTtgccagtttttattcaaaattttttaaaatttcggacATTTCGAGTCCGTATTGGTAAtacattttctcatcattttattcaaagagagggtgttcctcaaggaagtgttttgagtgtcaccctttttattctccatataagccaaattattcatattttaccaTCATCCGTTTGTGGAACACTATATGTGGATGATCTACAAGTCTCCTGCCAGGGGTCTAATATGGTTTTAATAGAGCGACAACTTCAGAGGGCTGTTAACAAACTCATTTCATGGTGTGATGAGAATGGACACACGCTTTCCCCTGAGAAGAGCCGTTGCGTACACTTTTGTCGGAAACGGAGTCTCCACCCTGATCCTGTGATACAAATTCGAGGTGTTGATATTCCAGTCGTTGAAGAGGTACGTTTCTTGGGTATCATATTTGACCGGAAACTCACTTTTCTTCCGCATGTCCTTCACTTGCGAAAGAGGTGTGAAAAATCCCTCAACATCCTAAAAGTCCTCTCGACTACCAGATGGGGGGCAGATCGAACATCTCTACTTCGTATCTATCAGTCTGTTATTCTATCAAGAATTGATTATGGATGCGAAATATATGGTACAGCTCGTTCTAGTGTTCTCCGAAATTTAGACACAGTACACAACAGTGCTTTGCGTATCTGTTCTGGAGCCTTTCGTACATCACCAGTTCATAGTTTATATGTGATTTGTCATCAACTTCCACTTCATCTGAGAcggaaaaaattatctgaactatattttttccgTATTGAATCTTTTATCAATCACCCTATTCATCGAGTGAATTTACCTATTGGTTTGGGACGATTATATAATGCACGTCCTTCTAATATCCTACCTTTTCGTGAAAGGATAACAAGGACTTTCGCTGATCCAGGAATTTTAAATCTGCAGGTTCATAATACTACCGCTTATGCTTTgccaccctgggatatcccagAAATATCATATCTTAACCCTTTTCTCGCTTATGGCAAGTCTACCACTTCATCTGTTgtctttcaacaactttttctATATCACCGCAATGAATATTCTACACACATTCCTgtttttacggatggctcaaaGACAGCTTATCAAGTAGGTTGTGCTGTCGTCATTGCTGAGGACACAAGCAGCTTTCAGTTGAGTACTCTGTGTTCAGTTTTAACTGCTGAACTAATGGCAATTATGATTGCTCTTGAAAAAATGTCTAACCTCACTTACcacaaattctgcatttattctgaTAGTATGAGTGCTCTGGAGGCCCTCAGCCATCCTCATACTAAAACGCATCCAATAGCTGTAGATATCCTACATCTTTGGAGAGATTTGCAAGCTCagaactaccaaattttattttgttggttacCTGGCCATGTTGGCATTGTTGGCAATGAATCTGCTGATGCTGCAGCAAAGACAGCATCCACTTCTCTACAACGAGCTAttccgtacacagatttaaaaaaatatatttctcaacgt
It encodes:
- the LOC129956605 gene encoding uncharacterized protein LOC129956605 translates to MKTALSEDKETFHTVSPFLVEKAVSGTLGEVSAIRKLRSGDLLVEVNSRKQSNQILKLKALATIPISVSAHTSLNSSKGVITCGELFHTSIEEITNDLKPEGVIHVRRISIRRDGQLLPTKHLVLTFQMPTLPEVVKIGYMRLKVRPFIPNPLRCFQCQRFGHSKIACRGTLTCARCSEKGHDSQQCTSSEKCVNCDGEHTSFSRSCPRWRLEKEIITLKTKEQISYPEAKRRIEAQTPSPGVSYASAVKKSYCKNCSCKNCVQIVAEKVPPAKISESDTEPSTNSAPESHDPPKRKPKPKPPRALKLKLSKHGLSQEMISEKFKSKFKKSNIRNSVALGLATTGTVQKDLPTIFGGLSKSPDSIALHPSDEEEDDLEMSCEITPTQTNALYNSQAKKLS